The following proteins come from a genomic window of Labeo rohita strain BAU-BD-2019 chromosome 25, IGBB_LRoh.1.0, whole genome shotgun sequence:
- the LOC127156819 gene encoding transient receptor potential cation channel subfamily M member 1 isoform X1, with translation MERSGRRASGSIKRASIKRSASGSQKGQKAWIEKIFHKRECIHIFPAKDPTRCACGYLVTQHTVIPASTNKPEENQLVQVDPPQEKWSAVRHTQTAPTDAYGTIEFQGGGFINKAMYIRVSYDTKPDSLLHLMVKEWQLELPTLLISVHGGLQNFDLQPKLKQVFGKGLIKAAVTTGAWIFTGGVSTGVIRHVGDALKDHSSKSRGKVCAIGIAPWGILESKEDLIGKDVNKPYQAISNPLSKLAVLNNSHSHFILSDNGTCGKYGAEVKLRRQLEKHISLQKINTRLGQGVPVVCLIVEGGPNVISIVLESLREEPPVPVVVCDGSGRASDIISFAHKYSEIEGLVNEDAKEQLLVTIQKTFNYNKMQSGQILLMVIECMKKRELITVFRMGAEGQDDIEMAILTALLKGTNASAPDQLSLALAWNRVDIARNQIFVYGHNLPPASALASAISTSAAPSQEKPKGATQRIKGKPRGKKGKGGKAKPEQPEETDPRKLELLNWVNSLEQAMMDALVLDRVDFVKLLLENGVNIHHFLTIPRLEELYNTKLGPANTLHIVVRDVKKGNLPPDYQITLIDIGLVVEYLMGGAYRCNYTRKNFRALYNNLYGLKRPKALKLLGMEDDEPRPKGKKKQKKKKEEEEDIDVDDPEVSRFQYPFHELMVWAVLMKRQKMSLFLWQRGEEGMAKALVACKLLKAMAHESSQSEMVDDISQDLDNNSKEFGTLAYELLDQSYKHDEQLAMKLLTYELKNWSNSTCLKLAVAAKHRDFIAHTCSQMLLTDMWMGSLRMGKNPGLKVILSLIFPPFILLLDFRLGDDMSHQVTANSEDRKTKDDEKSGRDANADAASKKGDEEDSNKKMRRIPIGTKIYEFYNAPFTKFWFNTISYLGYLMLYNYVVLVKMERWPSIQEWFVISYIITLGLEKVRQILMSEPGKLRQKINVWLEEYWNITDLAAISTFLLGLLLRLQSEPYMGYGRVIYCVDIIFWYIRVLDIFGVNKYLGPYVMMIGKMMIDMLYFVVIMLVVLMSFGVARQAILHPDEEPTWRLARNIFYMPYWMIYGEVFADSIDLYAMEINPPCGENLYDEDGKKLPPCIPGAWLTPAIMACYLLVANILLVNLLIAVFNNTFFEVKSISNQVWKFQRYQLIMTFHDRPVLPPPMIIFSHLYILFRKLCCRCSKKKEGELDEKDKGLKLILTPDELKMLYEFEEQCVEEYFREKEDEQQSSNDERIRVTNERVENMSMRLEEVNERENTMKASLQTVDLRLSQLEEINGRMVNALERLVGIDHSELTRTRSSASSICDPSSLQRHSSINSADGYSLYRYYLGVDDRPPEEKEADLSKTINPKNLNTKEYGQNLEVDIPGAKRHLSSCVDIRIFPCDKGVEVDGTKPESPKSTAPDNQTSSDRATLKEALMMERVKLQATTSYPLEKVKAFKYYPREIQSTSPSTVRRCWSTISFDQGSGREENQEGEALDGSPATRRWSAGYEYKVHPSLFGQAPKVSMVRPLVDQIDQFSNSFKVEQHSDQPEQQMVIVSSRHSKEEMGMQDGEKTLDSSGESVNHESAQSVTEDGIRNSAGATSRQASLDVDHVKREEGSNDVNKCVNDIEQVVTKEPDNPEGKEESSENQDGQQTDEIPTGIGPFDSEVQADGSHLLLPEDTMFLPGRSKSWSTKPCKTLENSLKRAHGSSSERDLAGTFGDAPEDPSKPAQKTTEDVPSNEP, from the exons ATGGAGCGGAGCGGTAGAAGAGCCAGCGGCTCCATCAAACGGGCCTCCATCAAACGCTCAGCATCAGGGTCACAGAAG GGCCAGAAAGCTTGGATTGAGAAAATCTTTCACAAAAGAGAATGTATCCACATATTTCCAGCCAAGGACCCAACACG GTGCGCCTGTGGTTATTTAGTGACTCAGCACACGGTCATTCCGGCAAGCACCAACAAGCCAGAAGAGAACCAGCTTGTGCAAGTGGACCCTCCTCAAGAGAAATGGTCGGCAGTCAGACATACCCAGACTGCCCCTACCGACGCCTATGGCACCATTGAATTTCAAGGAGGAGGATTTATCAACAAAGCCATG TATATTCGGGTGTCATATGATACTAAGCCGGACAGCTTGCTGCATCTCATGGTGAAGGAATGGCAGTTGGAGTTGCCCACGCTGCTTATTTCAGTTCATGGTGGCCTCCAGAACTTTGACCTGCAGCCCAAACTCAAGCAGGTTTTTGGGAAAGGCTTGATCAAGGCTGCCGTGACCACCGGAGCATGGATCTTCACTGGTGGAGTCAGCACTG GAGTGATCCGGCACGTTGGAGATGCTTTGAAGGATCACTCTTCTAAATCCAGAGGGAAGGTCTGTGCTATAGGCATTGCTCCATGGGGAATCCTAGAGAGCAAAGAGGATCTAATTGGAAAAGAT GTGAACAAACCATACCAGGCCATTTCCAATCCTCTGAGCAAACTCGCCGTTCTCAACAATAGCCACTCGCACTTCATTCTATCCGATAATGGCACATGTGGGAAATACGGGGCAGAGGTGAAACTACGCAGGCAGTTGGAGAAACACATCTCCCTTCAGAAGATTAACACGC GACTGGGCCAGGGTGTACCTGTGGTGTGTCTGATTGTGGAGGGGGGTCCCAATGTGATCTCGATTGTCCTGGAAAGCCTGCGCGAGGAACCGCCTGTGCCTGTAGTGGTCTGTGATGGCAGTGGTCGAGCCTCCGACATAATTTCTTTCGCCCACAAATACTCTGAGATTGAAGG acTGGTAAACGAGGACGCAAAAGAGCAACTGCTGGTCACCATCCAGAAAACCTTTAACTACAACAAAATGCAGTCAGGGCAAATTCTGCTTATGGTCATTGAATGCATGAAGAAGAGGGAGTTG ATAACAGTCTTTCGAATGGGCGCTGAGGGACAAGACGACATTGAAATGGCTATCCTCACTGCGTTACTTAAAG GAACAAATGCATCAGCTCCAGATCAGCTGAGCTTGGCTCTGGCTTGGAACAGAGTGGATATAGCACGCAACCAAATTTTTGTGTATGGACACAATCTACCA CCTGCGAGCGCCCTCGCTAGTGCCATCTCCACTAGCGCAGCACCATCTCAAGAAAAGCCGAAAGGAGCAACTCAACGAATCAAAGGAAAGCCCAGAGGAAAAAAGGGCAAAGGAGGCAAAGCCAAACCAGAACAACCAGAGGAAACTGACCCCAGAAAGTTAGAATTACTCAACTGG GTGAACTCCCTCGAGCAGGCCATGATGGATGCTTTGGTTCTGGACAGGGTGGATTTTGTCAAGCTCCTGCTAGAAAACGGTGTCAACATTCACCATTTTCTAACCATCCCTCGATTAGAGGAGTTATACAACACT AAACTTGGTCCTGCCAACACTCTACATATTGTCGTAAGAGATGTTAAAAAG GGCAATCTCCCACCGGATTACCAAATCACATTAATCGACATTGGACTGGTGGTGGAGTACCTGATGGGTGGAGCATATCGCTGTAACTACACAAGGAAAAACTTCCGAGCTCTTTACAACAATCTTTATGGACTAAAGAGG CCTAAAGCCCTAAAGCTGCTTGGAATGGAG GATGATGAGCCCAGGCCAAAAGGCAAGAAGAagcaaaagaagaagaaagaagaagaagaggacaTTGACGTGGATGACCCAGAGGTTAGCCGCTTCCAGTACCCTTTCCATGAGCTGATGGTGTGGGCAGTGCTAATGAAAAGGCAGAAGATGTCTCTGTTCCTGTGGCAGAGGGGCGAGGAGGGTATGGCTAAAGCTCTGGTGGCCTGTAAGCTCCTCAAAGCTATGGCTCACGAGTCATCTCAAAGTGAGATGGTGGACGACATATCCCAGGACCTCGATAACAACTCCAA GGAGTTTGGAACCTTGGCTTATGAGTTGCTGGATCAGTCCTACAAACATGATGAGCAGCTAGCCATGAAACTGTTGACTTACGAGTTGAAGAACTGGAGTAACTCTACCTGTCTGAAGTTGGCAGTGGCTGCCAAGCACAGAGACTTCATAGCCCACACCTGCAGCCAGATGCTCCTCACTGACATGTGGATGGGCAGCCTGAGGATGGGTAAAAACCCAGGACTGAAG GTGATCCTCAGCCTCATTTTCCCACCTTTTATCCTGCTGTTGGACTTTCGTCTGGGTGATGACATGTCTCATCAAGTCACTGCAAATAGTGAGGACAGAAAGACCAAGGATGATGAAAAGTCTGGCCGG GATGCCAATGCAGATGCAGCTTCTAAGAAAGGAGATGAGGAGGATAGTAATAAGAAAATGAGACGGATTCCTATTGGAACGAAGATCTATGAGTTCTACAATGCCCCTTTCACCAAATTTTGGTTCAATACT ATCTCGTACCTTGGCTATCTCATGCTGTACAATTATGTAGTACTGGTGAAGATGGAGCGGTGGCCATCTATACAAGAGTGGTTTGTCATTTCATACATCATCACTTTGGGATTGGAAAAAGTCAGACAG ATCTTGATGTCAGAACCAGGCAAGCTCAGGCAAAAGATAAACGTGTGGTTAGAAGAGTACTGGAATATCACAGACCTGGCGGCCATCTCTACCTTCTTGCTCGGGCTACTGCTTAGACTTCAAAGCGAACCCTACATGGGCTATGGCCGTGTGATCTACTGCGTGGACATTATCTTCTGGTATATCCGTGTACTGGACATATTTGGAGTCAACAAGTACCTAGGACCCTATGTCATGATGATAGGGAAAATG ATGATTGACATGCTGTACTTTGTGGTGATCATGTTGGTGGTCTTGATGAGTTTCGGCGTGGCACGGCAGGCTATTCTTCACCCAGACGAGGAGCCCACATGGCGCTTGGCCCGCAACATCTTCTACATGCCTTACTGGATGATCTATGGAGAGGTGTTTGCAGATTCGATAGACC TTTACGCAATGGAAATAAATC CCCCCTGTGGAGAAAATTTATATGACGAGGATGGCAAAAAGCTTCCACCCTGCATTCCAGGAGCCTGGCTGACTCCGGCTATCATGGCCTGTTATTTGTTAGTGGCCAACATCCTGCTTGTGAACTTGCTCATTGCTGTCTTCAA CAACACGTTCTTTGAGGTTAAGTCCATCTCCAACCAAGTGTGGAAATTTCAGAGATATCAGCTCATCATGACCTTCCATGACAGGCCTGTGCTACCTCCACCAATGATTATTTTTAGCCACCTCTACATCCTTTTCCGAAAACTCTGCTGCCGCTGTAGCAAGAAAAAGGAGGGAGAACTGGATGAAAAGGATAAAGGATTAA AGCTTATTCTTACCCCGGATGAGTTGAAGATGCTGTATGAGTTTGAGGAGCAATGTGTGGAGGAATATTTCAGGGAGAAAGAAGATGAGCAACAGTCCTCAAATGATGAGCGTATCAGGGTTACAAATGAAAG GGTGGAGAACATGTCCATGCGCCTTGAGGAGGTGAATGAGAGGGAGAACACTATGAAGGCCTCCCTTCAGACAGTCGACCTTCGTTTGTCCCAGCTAGAAGAAATTAATGGCCGAATGGTGAATGCCTTGGAAAGACTAGTGGGAATCGACCACTCTGAATTGACCCGGACACGCTCATCTGCCTCTTCCATTTGTGACCCTTCTTCTCTTCAACGTCACAGTAGTATCAACAGTGCTGATGGGTATAGCCTGTACCGCTATTACCTGGGTGTTGATGACCGTCCACCTGAGGAGAAAGAGGCAGATCTGAGTAAAACGATAAACCCTAAAAACCTCAACACAAAGGAATATGGCCAGAACCTAGAGGTAGATATTCCAGGGGCAAAAAGACACCTTAGCTCATGTGTGGACATCCGAATCTTCCCTTGTGATAAGGGAGTTGAGGTTGACGGGACAAAGCCAGAATCACCAAAATCTACAGCTCCCGACAACCAGACTTCTTCGGATAGAGCCACACTGAAAGAAGCCTTGATGATGGAGAGAGTAAAACTTCAGGCAACTACCTCCTACCCTCTAGAAAAGGTAAAAGCTTTCAAATACTATCCCAGAGAAATACAAAGCACATCCCCATCCACTGTACGAAGGTGCTGGAGCACAATCTCATTTGATCAAGGAAGTGGAAGGGAAGAAAATCAAGAAGGAGAAGCACTGGATGGGTCTCCAGCTACAAGACGTTGGAGTGCTGGCTATGAGTATAAAGTACACCCTAGTCTTTTTGGTCAGGCGCCAAAGGTATCAATGGTAAGACCCTTGGTAGACCAGATTGACCAGTTCAGCAACAGTTTCAAGGTAGAGCAACATTCTGACCAGCCTGAGCAACAGATGGTGATAGTTTCTTCTAGACACAGTAAAGAGGAGATGGGAATGCAAGATGGGGAGAAGACACTGGACAGTTCAGGAGAATCAGTGAATCACGAAAGTGCTCAGTCGGTAACTGAAGATGGGATAAGAAACTCAGCGGGTGCGACCAGTAGACAGGCATCGCTAGATGTAGATCATGTAAAACGAGAAGAAGGAAGTAACGATGTGAACAAATGCGTGAACGATATTGAGCAGGTGGTGACAAAGGAACCAGATAATCCTGAAGGAAAGGAGGAAAGTTCAGAGAACCAAGACGGACAGCAAACAGACGAGATACCAACAGGTATAGGTCCCTTTGATTCTGAAGTCCAAGCTGATGGTAGCCATCTGCTTCTGCCAGAAGACACAATGTTCCTCCCTGGGAGATCCAAAAGCTGGTCCACAAAACCTTGCAAGACCTTAGAAAACAGTCTGAAAAGAGCCCACGGATCAAGCAGCGAAAGAGACCTTGCTGGAACATTTGGAGACGCTCCTGAGGATCCAAGTAAACCAGCACAAAAGACAACAGAGGATGTGCCATCAAACGAACCATAA
- the LOC127156819 gene encoding transient receptor potential cation channel subfamily M member 1 isoform X2, whose protein sequence is MYIRVSYDTKPDSLLHLMVKEWQLELPTLLISVHGGLQNFDLQPKLKQVFGKGLIKAAVTTGAWIFTGGVSTGVIRHVGDALKDHSSKSRGKVCAIGIAPWGILESKEDLIGKDVNKPYQAISNPLSKLAVLNNSHSHFILSDNGTCGKYGAEVKLRRQLEKHISLQKINTRLGQGVPVVCLIVEGGPNVISIVLESLREEPPVPVVVCDGSGRASDIISFAHKYSEIEGLVNEDAKEQLLVTIQKTFNYNKMQSGQILLMVIECMKKRELITVFRMGAEGQDDIEMAILTALLKGTNASAPDQLSLALAWNRVDIARNQIFVYGHNLPPASALASAISTSAAPSQEKPKGATQRIKGKPRGKKGKGGKAKPEQPEETDPRKLELLNWVNSLEQAMMDALVLDRVDFVKLLLENGVNIHHFLTIPRLEELYNTKLGPANTLHIVVRDVKKGNLPPDYQITLIDIGLVVEYLMGGAYRCNYTRKNFRALYNNLYGLKRPKALKLLGMEDDEPRPKGKKKQKKKKEEEEDIDVDDPEVSRFQYPFHELMVWAVLMKRQKMSLFLWQRGEEGMAKALVACKLLKAMAHESSQSEMVDDISQDLDNNSKEFGTLAYELLDQSYKHDEQLAMKLLTYELKNWSNSTCLKLAVAAKHRDFIAHTCSQMLLTDMWMGSLRMGKNPGLKVILSLIFPPFILLLDFRLGDDMSHQVTANSEDRKTKDDEKSGRDANADAASKKGDEEDSNKKMRRIPIGTKIYEFYNAPFTKFWFNTISYLGYLMLYNYVVLVKMERWPSIQEWFVISYIITLGLEKVRQILMSEPGKLRQKINVWLEEYWNITDLAAISTFLLGLLLRLQSEPYMGYGRVIYCVDIIFWYIRVLDIFGVNKYLGPYVMMIGKMMIDMLYFVVIMLVVLMSFGVARQAILHPDEEPTWRLARNIFYMPYWMIYGEVFADSIDLYAMEINPPCGENLYDEDGKKLPPCIPGAWLTPAIMACYLLVANILLVNLLIAVFNNTFFEVKSISNQVWKFQRYQLIMTFHDRPVLPPPMIIFSHLYILFRKLCCRCSKKKEGELDEKDKGLKLILTPDELKMLYEFEEQCVEEYFREKEDEQQSSNDERIRVTNERVENMSMRLEEVNERENTMKASLQTVDLRLSQLEEINGRMVNALERLVGIDHSELTRTRSSASSICDPSSLQRHSSINSADGYSLYRYYLGVDDRPPEEKEADLSKTINPKNLNTKEYGQNLEVDIPGAKRHLSSCVDIRIFPCDKGVEVDGTKPESPKSTAPDNQTSSDRATLKEALMMERVKLQATTSYPLEKVKAFKYYPREIQSTSPSTVRRCWSTISFDQGSGREENQEGEALDGSPATRRWSAGYEYKVHPSLFGQAPKVSMVRPLVDQIDQFSNSFKVEQHSDQPEQQMVIVSSRHSKEEMGMQDGEKTLDSSGESVNHESAQSVTEDGIRNSAGATSRQASLDVDHVKREEGSNDVNKCVNDIEQVVTKEPDNPEGKEESSENQDGQQTDEIPTGIGPFDSEVQADGSHLLLPEDTMFLPGRSKSWSTKPCKTLENSLKRAHGSSSERDLAGTFGDAPEDPSKPAQKTTEDVPSNEP, encoded by the exons ATG TATATTCGGGTGTCATATGATACTAAGCCGGACAGCTTGCTGCATCTCATGGTGAAGGAATGGCAGTTGGAGTTGCCCACGCTGCTTATTTCAGTTCATGGTGGCCTCCAGAACTTTGACCTGCAGCCCAAACTCAAGCAGGTTTTTGGGAAAGGCTTGATCAAGGCTGCCGTGACCACCGGAGCATGGATCTTCACTGGTGGAGTCAGCACTG GAGTGATCCGGCACGTTGGAGATGCTTTGAAGGATCACTCTTCTAAATCCAGAGGGAAGGTCTGTGCTATAGGCATTGCTCCATGGGGAATCCTAGAGAGCAAAGAGGATCTAATTGGAAAAGAT GTGAACAAACCATACCAGGCCATTTCCAATCCTCTGAGCAAACTCGCCGTTCTCAACAATAGCCACTCGCACTTCATTCTATCCGATAATGGCACATGTGGGAAATACGGGGCAGAGGTGAAACTACGCAGGCAGTTGGAGAAACACATCTCCCTTCAGAAGATTAACACGC GACTGGGCCAGGGTGTACCTGTGGTGTGTCTGATTGTGGAGGGGGGTCCCAATGTGATCTCGATTGTCCTGGAAAGCCTGCGCGAGGAACCGCCTGTGCCTGTAGTGGTCTGTGATGGCAGTGGTCGAGCCTCCGACATAATTTCTTTCGCCCACAAATACTCTGAGATTGAAGG acTGGTAAACGAGGACGCAAAAGAGCAACTGCTGGTCACCATCCAGAAAACCTTTAACTACAACAAAATGCAGTCAGGGCAAATTCTGCTTATGGTCATTGAATGCATGAAGAAGAGGGAGTTG ATAACAGTCTTTCGAATGGGCGCTGAGGGACAAGACGACATTGAAATGGCTATCCTCACTGCGTTACTTAAAG GAACAAATGCATCAGCTCCAGATCAGCTGAGCTTGGCTCTGGCTTGGAACAGAGTGGATATAGCACGCAACCAAATTTTTGTGTATGGACACAATCTACCA CCTGCGAGCGCCCTCGCTAGTGCCATCTCCACTAGCGCAGCACCATCTCAAGAAAAGCCGAAAGGAGCAACTCAACGAATCAAAGGAAAGCCCAGAGGAAAAAAGGGCAAAGGAGGCAAAGCCAAACCAGAACAACCAGAGGAAACTGACCCCAGAAAGTTAGAATTACTCAACTGG GTGAACTCCCTCGAGCAGGCCATGATGGATGCTTTGGTTCTGGACAGGGTGGATTTTGTCAAGCTCCTGCTAGAAAACGGTGTCAACATTCACCATTTTCTAACCATCCCTCGATTAGAGGAGTTATACAACACT AAACTTGGTCCTGCCAACACTCTACATATTGTCGTAAGAGATGTTAAAAAG GGCAATCTCCCACCGGATTACCAAATCACATTAATCGACATTGGACTGGTGGTGGAGTACCTGATGGGTGGAGCATATCGCTGTAACTACACAAGGAAAAACTTCCGAGCTCTTTACAACAATCTTTATGGACTAAAGAGG CCTAAAGCCCTAAAGCTGCTTGGAATGGAG GATGATGAGCCCAGGCCAAAAGGCAAGAAGAagcaaaagaagaagaaagaagaagaagaggacaTTGACGTGGATGACCCAGAGGTTAGCCGCTTCCAGTACCCTTTCCATGAGCTGATGGTGTGGGCAGTGCTAATGAAAAGGCAGAAGATGTCTCTGTTCCTGTGGCAGAGGGGCGAGGAGGGTATGGCTAAAGCTCTGGTGGCCTGTAAGCTCCTCAAAGCTATGGCTCACGAGTCATCTCAAAGTGAGATGGTGGACGACATATCCCAGGACCTCGATAACAACTCCAA GGAGTTTGGAACCTTGGCTTATGAGTTGCTGGATCAGTCCTACAAACATGATGAGCAGCTAGCCATGAAACTGTTGACTTACGAGTTGAAGAACTGGAGTAACTCTACCTGTCTGAAGTTGGCAGTGGCTGCCAAGCACAGAGACTTCATAGCCCACACCTGCAGCCAGATGCTCCTCACTGACATGTGGATGGGCAGCCTGAGGATGGGTAAAAACCCAGGACTGAAG GTGATCCTCAGCCTCATTTTCCCACCTTTTATCCTGCTGTTGGACTTTCGTCTGGGTGATGACATGTCTCATCAAGTCACTGCAAATAGTGAGGACAGAAAGACCAAGGATGATGAAAAGTCTGGCCGG GATGCCAATGCAGATGCAGCTTCTAAGAAAGGAGATGAGGAGGATAGTAATAAGAAAATGAGACGGATTCCTATTGGAACGAAGATCTATGAGTTCTACAATGCCCCTTTCACCAAATTTTGGTTCAATACT ATCTCGTACCTTGGCTATCTCATGCTGTACAATTATGTAGTACTGGTGAAGATGGAGCGGTGGCCATCTATACAAGAGTGGTTTGTCATTTCATACATCATCACTTTGGGATTGGAAAAAGTCAGACAG ATCTTGATGTCAGAACCAGGCAAGCTCAGGCAAAAGATAAACGTGTGGTTAGAAGAGTACTGGAATATCACAGACCTGGCGGCCATCTCTACCTTCTTGCTCGGGCTACTGCTTAGACTTCAAAGCGAACCCTACATGGGCTATGGCCGTGTGATCTACTGCGTGGACATTATCTTCTGGTATATCCGTGTACTGGACATATTTGGAGTCAACAAGTACCTAGGACCCTATGTCATGATGATAGGGAAAATG ATGATTGACATGCTGTACTTTGTGGTGATCATGTTGGTGGTCTTGATGAGTTTCGGCGTGGCACGGCAGGCTATTCTTCACCCAGACGAGGAGCCCACATGGCGCTTGGCCCGCAACATCTTCTACATGCCTTACTGGATGATCTATGGAGAGGTGTTTGCAGATTCGATAGACC TTTACGCAATGGAAATAAATC CCCCCTGTGGAGAAAATTTATATGACGAGGATGGCAAAAAGCTTCCACCCTGCATTCCAGGAGCCTGGCTGACTCCGGCTATCATGGCCTGTTATTTGTTAGTGGCCAACATCCTGCTTGTGAACTTGCTCATTGCTGTCTTCAA CAACACGTTCTTTGAGGTTAAGTCCATCTCCAACCAAGTGTGGAAATTTCAGAGATATCAGCTCATCATGACCTTCCATGACAGGCCTGTGCTACCTCCACCAATGATTATTTTTAGCCACCTCTACATCCTTTTCCGAAAACTCTGCTGCCGCTGTAGCAAGAAAAAGGAGGGAGAACTGGATGAAAAGGATAAAGGATTAA AGCTTATTCTTACCCCGGATGAGTTGAAGATGCTGTATGAGTTTGAGGAGCAATGTGTGGAGGAATATTTCAGGGAGAAAGAAGATGAGCAACAGTCCTCAAATGATGAGCGTATCAGGGTTACAAATGAAAG GGTGGAGAACATGTCCATGCGCCTTGAGGAGGTGAATGAGAGGGAGAACACTATGAAGGCCTCCCTTCAGACAGTCGACCTTCGTTTGTCCCAGCTAGAAGAAATTAATGGCCGAATGGTGAATGCCTTGGAAAGACTAGTGGGAATCGACCACTCTGAATTGACCCGGACACGCTCATCTGCCTCTTCCATTTGTGACCCTTCTTCTCTTCAACGTCACAGTAGTATCAACAGTGCTGATGGGTATAGCCTGTACCGCTATTACCTGGGTGTTGATGACCGTCCACCTGAGGAGAAAGAGGCAGATCTGAGTAAAACGATAAACCCTAAAAACCTCAACACAAAGGAATATGGCCAGAACCTAGAGGTAGATATTCCAGGGGCAAAAAGACACCTTAGCTCATGTGTGGACATCCGAATCTTCCCTTGTGATAAGGGAGTTGAGGTTGACGGGACAAAGCCAGAATCACCAAAATCTACAGCTCCCGACAACCAGACTTCTTCGGATAGAGCCACACTGAAAGAAGCCTTGATGATGGAGAGAGTAAAACTTCAGGCAACTACCTCCTACCCTCTAGAAAAGGTAAAAGCTTTCAAATACTATCCCAGAGAAATACAAAGCACATCCCCATCCACTGTACGAAGGTGCTGGAGCACAATCTCATTTGATCAAGGAAGTGGAAGGGAAGAAAATCAAGAAGGAGAAGCACTGGATGGGTCTCCAGCTACAAGACGTTGGAGTGCTGGCTATGAGTATAAAGTACACCCTAGTCTTTTTGGTCAGGCGCCAAAGGTATCAATGGTAAGACCCTTGGTAGACCAGATTGACCAGTTCAGCAACAGTTTCAAGGTAGAGCAACATTCTGACCAGCCTGAGCAACAGATGGTGATAGTTTCTTCTAGACACAGTAAAGAGGAGATGGGAATGCAAGATGGGGAGAAGACACTGGACAGTTCAGGAGAATCAGTGAATCACGAAAGTGCTCAGTCGGTAACTGAAGATGGGATAAGAAACTCAGCGGGTGCGACCAGTAGACAGGCATCGCTAGATGTAGATCATGTAAAACGAGAAGAAGGAAGTAACGATGTGAACAAATGCGTGAACGATATTGAGCAGGTGGTGACAAAGGAACCAGATAATCCTGAAGGAAAGGAGGAAAGTTCAGAGAACCAAGACGGACAGCAAACAGACGAGATACCAACAGGTATAGGTCCCTTTGATTCTGAAGTCCAAGCTGATGGTAGCCATCTGCTTCTGCCAGAAGACACAATGTTCCTCCCTGGGAGATCCAAAAGCTGGTCCACAAAACCTTGCAAGACCTTAGAAAACAGTCTGAAAAGAGCCCACGGATCAAGCAGCGAAAGAGACCTTGCTGGAACATTTGGAGACGCTCCTGAGGATCCAAGTAAACCAGCACAAAAGACAACAGAGGATGTGCCATCAAACGAACCATAA